The sequence TGTAGATGTATCCGTAGAAGATCTAAAAATTAAAGTCCTAAAATAAGCTATTAATGTTGTAGCAAACGCATTATAACCACCAGAATGCATTAAAGTATCTATCGACAAACCTATCAAAAAACTTAAAGCTAAAAACTGAAATTTATTTCTAAAAAAAGGATAGAACATCACAAAAACCGGATACAGAACCGGCGTATACTTTCCGAACAGCGTAATCCTGTTCAAAACAAATATCTGTAATGCAACCAGAAAAATCATGATCAAAAGATCTGTAAATAACGTTCTGCTAATCATTTTCTTTTTTTATTACGGCTTGCATTGTATCGCTGATTTTCTGAACCTCAGCTTTCTTAAGATTTTTAACGACAAAAACTTTATTCAAAGCGCCCAATTTTTCGCTCAACTCAACAGAAATATCCCAGAAACCTGTCTGGTTATCTACTGTATATCCTGCGACAGTTCCAATCATAATACCTTTAGGGAAAATTGCTGATTTACCGTCTGTTACAATCGTATCACCAATTTTCAGGGAAACATATTTTGGAACATCAGATAAGTGCATGACTCTAGAGTTATCACCTCTCCATGTCAACGTACCGAAATACCCCGATTTTTTAAGAGCAGCATTGATTCTGATTTTATTGACACTCAATACAGATTGTACCAAAGCATAACTCTCAGTAGAATTGATGACGATTCCGGCAATTCCTTTTGGAGCCATAACGCCCATCTGAGGAAGAACACCATCACGTCTTCCACGGTTGATGGTAAAGTAGTTATTTCGTCGGTTGATACTGTTGAAAACAATTTCACCGTCAACGAATGTATAGATCTGTCCGCCACCCAAAGTATCATGTACTTTTCTGAATAGAGGATTTTTCGCTCCCTGTTTTCCGTAAAGCTCAAGCATTAACGCTTTATTTTGAGCGACAAGATCTTCGTTGGTTTGTTTTAGTTTTAAATAAGAAACTCCTTCATCAATATACCCCGAAACCCACGAATTGAACGCAGCCGTCTGACCCGCAAGCCAGGATTGTTGCATTGCGTTTTTAGAGAATATCAGAACAAGAGCAATAATTTGCAGGAAAATAAAGAAGACAAGAAGAGCATTCTTTGAAAATAATCGCAGCAAAAATCCCATTCAGATAAAGAGTCGTAAAAAGTTAAAATTATTTAATTAAGAAATTGAATTTATCCATATTCTTAAGTGCGATACCTGTACCACGTACAACGGCCCTCAAAGGATCTTCAGCTACAAAAACCGGAAGACCTGTTTTCTTGTGAAGTCTATCTGCCAAGCCTCTCAACAAAGCACCACCACCAGCAAGATAAATACCTGTTTTGTAAATATCGGCTGACAATTCCGGAGGTGTAAGTGAAAGTGTTTCCATTACAGCATCTTCAATTCTGATGATTGATTTATCTAAAGCACGTGCAATTTCTTTGTAACCGACCATAATTTCTTTTGGCTTACCCGTAATCAAGTCTCTACCTTGTACCGGAATATCTTCGATATCCACATCAAGATCTTCAACAGCAGAACCTACTTCAATTTTCACTCTTTCAGCAGTTCTTTCACCAATATAAAGGTTATGGTGTGTTCTCAGGAAATAAGCAATATCATTTGTAAATACATCACCTGCAATTTTCACAGATTTATCACAAACAATACCTCCCAAGGCAACGACTGCAATTTCTGTAGTACCACCACCTATATCGATAATCATATTTCCTTCAGGTTTCTGAACGTCAATACCAACTCCTATTGCAGCTGCCATTGGCTCATAGATTAACCTTACATCTTTAGCGTTTACTTTCTGAGCAGAATCTCTTACCGCTCTCTTTTCAACTTCTGTAATTCCAGAAGGAATACAGATTACAATTCTTAAAGCAGGCTGAATAAATCTACCCTTGATCCCAGGAATTTTTTTGATAAACTCCTTGATCATGTGCTCAGAAGCATGGAAATCTGCGATGACACCATCTTTCAACGGACGAATTGTTTTGATATCCTCATGAGTTTTACCCTGCATATGTTTCGCCTGCTCACCTACCGCGATTGGCTTACCTGTAGAACGCTCAATTGCAACAATTGATGGCTGATCAATAACAATCTTGTTATTGTGGATGATAAGCGTGTTGGCAGTTCCAAGGTCTATCGCAATGTCTTGCGTAAACATATCGAATATACTCATAATTTTGTCCTGATTTAAGTTTACAAAGATATAAATTAATGACTACTTATGAATAATATCATGAATATAATTTGGTTAAAATTTTATTAAATTTTTAATTTTTCATTAATCTTTCGTTTATCTGATTCTTACAGCTTTTTCAATAGAATTTATAGCTTTTTACGATATTTATCATACACAATATCAGCAGGAGCTTAATTTAAAAATACTTAAATTTGCAACGCTTATGATACAGTATTCTAACATACATCAGACGACAAATTTCGCTGTACTTTCAGTGAGTTATGAGAAGGCAGATGTAGAAACGAGGGGCAAATTTGCATTCTTCGACGAAAATATCAAAAACTTTGTCTCCCGAATTCACGACGAAAATCTGGGGGATGCTTTTGTGGTTTCCACCTGCAACAGAACTGAGATTTATACAACGACATCCAACTATCTTTTTGTGGCCGAAGAGTATTGCAAAACGATTGGTGTCAACCTTTCAGACTTCCTGCCTTTTGCCAATATTTTAACAAAAGAAGAAGCGCTGAAACATTTGTTCAGAGTAGCAGCCGGTTTGGAAAGTCAGATCATCGGTGATTTTGAGATTATCGGACAAATCAAGAAAGCGTACGCCCGGTTTAAGAAAGAACGACAGAACTCTAATCCTTATTTGGAACGATCCATCAACTCTGCGATTCAAATTTCTAAAAGAATCAAAAACGAGACGGCAATTTCCAACGGTGCGGCTTCGGTTTCTTATGCGGCAGTTCATTATATTTTAAACAATCAAAAAAAACTGAACGAAAAAAACATCTTACTTCTCGGAGTCGGTGAAATCGGACAGAACACGGTTGAAAATTTAGTAAAACACGTTTATCAGCCCAAAATAAAAATCGCCAACCGTACTCAGGAAACGGCAGCAAAAATTTCTGAAAAATATAATATTCCCAATATTGATTACGCTGATTTCGATCAGGAAATTGAGAATACTGACATATTGATTGTAGCGACCGGCGCAAAAACCCCAATCATTAACAAATCTCATTTTCAAAACGGAAGAGAAACTCTGGTAATTGATCTTTCGATTCCGCATAATGTTGACAAAAGCGTTTCGGAACTCAATCATGTTACTTTGATTGATGTGGATGAGCTTTCAAAACAAATTCAGGAAACCATTCAGCAGAGGGAAAAAGAAATCCCAAAAGCTGAAAAAATCATCAAGGAAATGACCAAAGACTTCCTTGAATGGGAGAAAAAAGAAAACTGGCACCAAACATCCATCACTTCAAAGCGGTCTTGAAAAATATGGAGCGTAATGAGATGCATAATTTCTACAGAAAAAATAAGTACATCAATATCAACGACATGGAGCTTTCTGAGAAAATGATTCAGAAAATTACCAACCGTTTTGCAAAATATATCATTGATAACCCTCTCAAAGCCGAAGAAATTAGTAAATTAATGCACGAAATATTAGTTGAACAACCCAATAACGAATTCAATGAAAAGCATTAGGATAGGAACCAGAAATTCGGCACTTGCACTTTGGCAGGCCAGAGAAGTTGCCAGGCACTTACAGAACAATAATTACCTTACGGAGATCACTCCCATCATTTCTTCGGGAGATAAAAATCTCAATCAGCCACTTTATTCTTTAGGAATTACAGGCGTTTTCACAAGAGATTTGGATGTCGCTTTATTAAATGACGAAATTGACATTGCCGTACACTCTTTGAAAGATGTACCCACGCAACTTCCACACAATATTGAACTGATTGCGCATCTTGAAAGAGATTATCCGCAGGACGTTTTAATCAGAAGAAAATCTGCACAAGACAAAGAATTTCACGAACTGAAACTGGCAACAAGTAGCTTGAGAAGACGTGCTTTTTGGTCAAAACATTATCCCGACACTCAGTTTTTTGATATCAGAGGAAATATCCAAACGAGATTACAAAAACTGGAAGAACAGGATTTTGATGCAACGATTTTATCTCTAGCCGGAATCAAAAGAATGAATATGGATATCAATTACGAGATGCTTCCCGTAATGATTCCTGCTGCTTCGCAAGGTGTGATTGCCATTGCCGGACATTCTGAAAAGCCTGAAATCAACGAGATTTTAAAATCGATCAATCACAAGCAAACCCAAATCTGCGTAGAAATGGAAAGAAATTTCCTGAGCACGCTTGAAGGTGGCTGTACAGCTCCGATTGGCGCTTTTGCGGAAAAAATTGGGAACCAGATTCGTTTTAAAGGAGCGCTTTGTTCGCTTGACGGAAAAAACTATATCGCTATCGACGAAAGTTTTGAATACAATGAAGAAGAAAATTTCGGTGAGAAATTTGCGAACATCGTATTAGAAAATGGCGGAAGAGAATTGATGGCGGAGATTAAAAGTCAGCTGTAATTTTTAAATATTTTTCACCATTAAGATTTATAAGTTTTAAAGATAATTTAAGTGAATTTCTAAAGAAATTTATTTAGCAGACCGCTAAATTGAGATGCGTCTGAATCTTAACATTTCTTTATGTCTAAAGTTTCTTACTGTTTAAATTAAATTTTTGAACTTTACAAAACTGTTTTTAATTCAAAGTTTCAAGTCTATGAAAAAGTACTTTTCCATAATCTTATTCCTGTTTTTTGTTTTTACAGCGAATGCTCAGAATCAGTTTGCTCAAAAATTATCTGATGCCGCTTTAAGCTTAACAAAAGACAGAGTCACTTACGATCCTGCTTATTTTACCATCAAATATCCAAACGGTGACGTCCCCGCAGACAAAGGTGTTTGTACAGATGTTGTCATCAGAGCGTACAGAAAATTGGGGATTGATTTGCAAAAAGAAGTGCATGAAGATATGAAGAAGAATTTTTCTAAATATCCTAAAAACTGGGGTCTGAAAAGAGCCGATACCAATATCGACCACAGAAGAGTTCCTAATCTGAGAGTTTTCTTTGCAAAATTCGGGCAGTCAAAATCTACTGAAAAAAATCCTGCGCTTTATGCTCCCGGCGACATTGTCACATGGCTTTTACCCGGAAATTTGACACACATCGGAATTGTAGTGAATAAAAAATCGGCTGACGGAAAAAGATATTTGATCGTTCATAACATCGGTGGCGGGCAGGTTATTGAAGATTGTCTGTTTAACTTTACCATAACAGGACATTATCAATATCAGAAATAATTATTCATGAAAAACCTGACTTACCTCTTATTCTTATTGATATTAAATTTCTCTCCTGCACAACAAAGCGAGTTTAAAATAGTCAGTAAACCTATCAATTATTCTGAGGAGAGAATTCGTCTTAGCCTGGAATATTTGAAAGACCATCACGGCTTGACTCAAAAAACGCCAACGATTGTTCCGAAAGTGATTGTTCTGCATTATACCGCCGGCGGAACCGTGGAAAGTAATTTTAAATACTTCAACAATACACATCTCGAAAGCGCTAGAAATACTTTAAAAAAACAAAGTACACTTAATGTATCTTCACAATACATCGTCGACCGGGACGGAACGATTTATCAGCTGATGGAACCAAATATGTTTGCGAGACATACAATTGGTTTAAATTATTGCGCCATCGGAGTTGAAAATATCGGAAGTAAAAAACAGCCTCTCACAGAAAAGCAAGTTGCAGCAAATGCTCAGTTAGTAAGATATTTAACTCAAAAATATAAAATCGAATACTTAATTGGTCATTCAGAATATGGAGTTTTCAGAAATTCTAAGCTCTGGAAAGAATCTGACCCAAAATATTTCACCGGAAAAGAAGATCCCGGAAAAGATTTTATGAACAAGGTAAGATTACAAGTCGCTGATTTACGTTTGAAAGACAAACCTTAATGAAAATTTTATTCACCAAAAACATAGGTTCAGAATTGCTTTCCAAAGAATTGGGAAACGATATTTCGGCTGAATGTATTGAGGTCATTCGAATAGAAAATTTAAAAGTTGAAGTATTTGATTTAAAAAATTACTCGCTGATTTTCACAAGTTCAAATGGTGTGAAATCTTTTTTGAGAATCAATTTAAACCAAACGAAGATTTTGCCGCAAAAAACTACAATAAAATCTACTGCGTCGGCGAGAAAACAAAAAGAGAAATCAGAAAGAATGGTTTCGGGACTTTTAAAGTTTTAAAAAACGCTGAAACACTTTCAAAATTCATTATTGACAACTGTGTTCACGAAAAATTCATTCATTTTTGTGGAAATCTGGCGATTGATGTATTAGATAACAACCTTCCGCTACAAAATATCAGCTACAAAAAAGTTACTGTTTACAAGACAGAAGAGCTG comes from Chryseobacterium sp. 3008163 and encodes:
- a CDS encoding rod shape-determining protein MreD — encoded protein: MISRTLFTDLLIMIFLVALQIFVLNRITLFGKYTPVLYPVFVMFYPFFRNKFQFLALSFLIGLSIDTLMHSGGYNAFATTLIAYFRTLIFRSSTDTSTDFFSFQSLQWTQFLLFLFSSIFLHQLVVQYFEFFKLSRVFEILLNVLVTSVISFIFIIIYALIFKIKQKV
- the mreC gene encoding rod shape-determining protein MreC; its protein translation is MGFLLRLFSKNALLVFFIFLQIIALVLIFSKNAMQQSWLAGQTAAFNSWVSGYIDEGVSYLKLKQTNEDLVAQNKALMLELYGKQGAKNPLFRKVHDTLGGGQIYTFVDGEIVFNSINRRNNYFTINRGRRDGVLPQMGVMAPKGIAGIVINSTESYALVQSVLSVNKIRINAALKKSGYFGTLTWRGDNSRVMHLSDVPKYVSLKIGDTIVTDGKSAIFPKGIMIGTVAGYTVDNQTGFWDISVELSEKLGALNKVFVVKNLKKAEVQKISDTMQAVIKKEND
- a CDS encoding rod shape-determining protein — protein: MSIFDMFTQDIAIDLGTANTLIIHNNKIVIDQPSIVAIERSTGKPIAVGEQAKHMQGKTHEDIKTIRPLKDGVIADFHASEHMIKEFIKKIPGIKGRFIQPALRIVICIPSGITEVEKRAVRDSAQKVNAKDVRLIYEPMAAAIGVGIDVQKPEGNMIIDIGGGTTEIAVVALGGIVCDKSVKIAGDVFTNDIAYFLRTHHNLYIGERTAERVKIEVGSAVEDLDVDIEDIPVQGRDLITGKPKEIMVGYKEIARALDKSIIRIEDAVMETLSLTPPELSADIYKTGIYLAGGGALLRGLADRLHKKTGLPVFVAEDPLRAVVRGTGIALKNMDKFNFLIK
- the hemC gene encoding hydroxymethylbilane synthase, whose translation is MKSIRIGTRNSALALWQAREVARHLQNNNYLTEITPIISSGDKNLNQPLYSLGITGVFTRDLDVALLNDEIDIAVHSLKDVPTQLPHNIELIAHLERDYPQDVLIRRKSAQDKEFHELKLATSSLRRRAFWSKHYPDTQFFDIRGNIQTRLQKLEEQDFDATILSLAGIKRMNMDINYEMLPVMIPAASQGVIAIAGHSEKPEINEILKSINHKQTQICVEMERNFLSTLEGGCTAPIGAFAEKIGNQIRFKGALCSLDGKNYIAIDESFEYNEEENFGEKFANIVLENGGRELMAEIKSQL
- a CDS encoding DUF1287 domain-containing protein produces the protein MKKYFSIILFLFFVFTANAQNQFAQKLSDAALSLTKDRVTYDPAYFTIKYPNGDVPADKGVCTDVVIRAYRKLGIDLQKEVHEDMKKNFSKYPKNWGLKRADTNIDHRRVPNLRVFFAKFGQSKSTEKNPALYAPGDIVTWLLPGNLTHIGIVVNKKSADGKRYLIVHNIGGGQVIEDCLFNFTITGHYQYQK
- a CDS encoding peptidoglycan recognition family protein, producing MKNLTYLLFLLILNFSPAQQSEFKIVSKPINYSEERIRLSLEYLKDHHGLTQKTPTIVPKVIVLHYTAGGTVESNFKYFNNTHLESARNTLKKQSTLNVSSQYIVDRDGTIYQLMEPNMFARHTIGLNYCAIGVENIGSKKQPLTEKQVAANAQLVRYLTQKYKIEYLIGHSEYGVFRNSKLWKESDPKYFTGKEDPGKDFMNKVRLQVADLRLKDKP
- a CDS encoding uroporphyrinogen-III synthase, producing MFFENQFKPNEDFAAKNYNKIYCVGEKTKREIRKNGFGTFKVLKNAETLSKFIIDNCVHEKFIHFCGNLAIDVLDNNLPLQNISYKKVTVYKTEELNPVIPEKYHAIVFFSPSGVRSFAKNNSLENSALFSIGETTSKELRKHTESEIFTSKKNTLSNLLSVIKDALKNN